aattttgacaaaattttctgtagttataaaattttgacaaaattttctgtagttataaaattttgacaaaattttctgtagttataaaattttgacaaaattttctgtagttataaaattttgacaaaattttctatagaaataaatagaaatataaattttgaatagaaataaaaatatgacaaaattttctattgaagtaaaattttggaaaaagtttaacttttaaattatatgaatttaatttggaaaaatggtccgctggtacgaattttgaaaaaatgttgttccaaAATACAAACTCATTGTAGCAACGCTGATGGTTGccttaatttataaaaacaaaacatcatCACCTTCTTTGGAGCACATTTTTCTAGTGCAAATCGCTTTATTTacattgacaaaataaaaatcattaataatttacaaaatttgcacttggtTATAGTAGTTACGATAacgataatattaataataataataataataatgactaAAAAATGAACTCTTTAATAGGTCACTGTTTTAGATTTTTAGGCAATAAAGGTAGTTGGGCTGAGgtgcaattttgttaaaaagacAAAACATAATAAAGCATGATGGTATTTACAGAGTTGCAATTTGATTAGTGTGGTGAAAAAATGGGAAGATGAGCTTACAGCTCCATTACTCAACTTAACAAATACAAATGAATATgactgtgtgtgtgcgtgtgattATTTGGTAGTGTCAACGAACCACAACGACGACGATGTATATGCATGATATCAAACCACAAAACAAAGAACTCTTCAAGAACTTTCAAAGATGTCCTTCTAGTGAAATTACCAACCATGGCCATAACCTCCATAGCCATGACCTAAGCCATAACCATGACCATAAGAAATGGCATAGCCACCACCAAAACCATGACCACCATAGCCATGGCCTAAGCCATAGCCTCCGCCATATCCTCCAACGATTACAGGAGCTGCAACAGCTTTAATTACAGGGGCGGCTGCCACAGTCTTAATAATGGGTGCTGCAGCAACTGTCTTAATAACTGGAGCTGCCACAACCTTCTCGATCACAGGAGCTGCCACTACAGCTGGGGCAGCAGCAACAGCATAGCTAATACCATGACCACCTCCATAACCTCCATATCCAAGTCCGTGACCGCCGTAGCCGCCATAACCACCATAGCCGCCTAGAAAGCCCGCCAATGAAGACTGACAGCTGCAGAGAAGGGCCAGTGCAAGGACGAActgaaaacagaaaattaagtttttgttAATATCTGTTGAAATACTTATTGCCACCAAAAAGAgttcgagaaaaaaaaaccttccAAGGACGGACTCAATGTGGGATTGTTTGAGATCATTTCCAGTTtcgatcaataaaaaaaatatttttcagcaGTGGTTGTTAATCTCTTTAGGATGTTTCTTAATGTTTTCCCACTTTCTTTAAATTAGACTATACTAAGTAATGAGGAACTCTTTACAGACTCGAGTACAAAAAGGAGATGCTTTGTTAATGaacttaacccttaaatgcacaagttCGCCGATTCCTTCGAAACAAGTGAGAAAATTCtaaatcgggcggggccaactatattataccctgcaccactttgtagatctatattttcgataccatatcacatccgtcaaatgtgttgggggctatatgtaaaggtttgtcccaaatacatacatttaaatatcactcgatctggacagaatttgatagacttctacaaaatctatagactcaaaatttaagtcggctaatacactaCGATGGAACACAATttcagtaaaaaacaagtaaggaaagtctaaagtcgggcggtgccgactatattataccctgctccactttgtaaatccacatgttcgataccatatcacatccgtcaaatgtgttggggactatataaaggtttatcccaaatacatacatttaaatatcactcgatctggaagaatttgatagacttctacaaaatctatagactcaaaatttaagtcggctaatgcactagggtggaacacaatgttagtaaaaaatatgggaaacgtttaaatctgaagcaagtttaaggaaacttcgcaaaagtttatttatgatttatcgctcgatatatatgtatgggaagtttaggaaaattagagtcctttttacaacttttcgactaagcagtggcgattttacaaggaaaatgttggtattttgaccatttttttcgaaatcagaataacatatatactggagctatatctaaatctgaactgatttcaaccaaattaagcacgcatagctacaatgctaattctactccctgtgcaaaatttcaactaaatcggagcaaaaaattggcctctgtggtcatatgagtgtaaatcgggcgaaagctatatatgggagctatatctaaatctgaaccgatttcaaccaaatttggaacgcatagctacaatgctaattctactccctgtgcaaaatttcaaccaaattggggtaaaactctggcttctaggaccgtattagtccatatcgggcgaaagatatatatggaagctatatctaaatctaaaccgatttcaataaaatttggcacgcatagctacaatgctaattttactctctgtgcaaaatttcaactaaatcggagcaaaaaattggcc
This is a stretch of genomic DNA from Haematobia irritans isolate KBUSLIRL chromosome 4, ASM5000362v1, whole genome shotgun sequence. It encodes these proteins:
- the LOC142234125 gene encoding uncharacterized protein LOC142234125; translated protein: MFKLFVLALALLCSCQSSLAGFLGGYGGYGGYGGHGLGYGGYGGGHGISYAVAAAPAVVAAPVIEKVVAAPVIKTVAAAPIIKTVAAAPVIKAVAAPVIVGGYGGGYGLGHGYGGHGFGGGYAISYGHGYGLGHGYGGYGHGW